One region of Streptomyces sp. CG4 genomic DNA includes:
- a CDS encoding penicillin-binding transpeptidase domain-containing protein, protein MARYIRHACAFCALLLAALLVNAARVQVVQSRLYDDSPANRRGAIARYGRPRGDILVGDEPVTGSVDTGEQLRYERSYKDGPLYAPVTGFASQSYGTTFLEHTGDGVLSGTDPMLTPLPLWSGVTRGPGRVGNLVTTLHRGAQQAAYRGLAGRKGAVAAIEPETGRILALVSSPSYDPGELSGNGEAVASAWARLNHDPEKPMLNRAVRQTYPPGSTFKVVTAAAALDAGVVTDLDAHTDSPDPYRLPGTTTRLTNEGDGCDDASLRSAFEWSCNTVFAKLGVDVGAKNMAATAAAFGFNDAGLRIPFAVAPSTFDTRVDRAQLALSSIGQYNTRATPLQMAMVSAAVANGGQLRTPYLVERTTRHGGETVAGSGAHPLRQVMSPATAARLKELMTDVVREGTGRRAALRGALVGGKTGTAQHGVGNSGAPYAWFVSWAQADDSPQPQVAVAVVVEDASANRGEISGGGVAAPIARGVMRAVLGL, encoded by the coding sequence ATGGCCCGCTACATCCGGCACGCCTGCGCGTTCTGCGCGCTGCTGCTCGCGGCGCTGCTGGTCAACGCGGCCCGGGTACAGGTGGTGCAGTCCCGGCTCTACGACGACAGTCCGGCCAACCGGCGCGGCGCGATCGCCCGGTACGGCCGGCCGCGCGGCGACATCCTGGTCGGCGACGAGCCGGTCACCGGCTCCGTGGACACCGGCGAGCAGCTGCGCTACGAACGCAGCTACAAGGACGGCCCGTTGTACGCCCCGGTCACCGGCTTCGCCTCGCAGTCGTACGGCACGACGTTCCTGGAGCACACCGGGGACGGGGTGCTCTCCGGCACGGATCCCATGCTCACGCCGCTGCCGCTGTGGAGCGGCGTGACGCGCGGCCCCGGCCGGGTCGGGAACCTCGTCACGACGCTGCACCGGGGCGCACAGCAGGCGGCGTACCGGGGGCTGGCCGGGCGCAAGGGCGCGGTGGCCGCGATCGAGCCGGAGACGGGCCGGATCCTGGCGCTGGTGTCGAGTCCGTCGTACGACCCCGGGGAACTGTCCGGTAACGGCGAGGCGGTGGCCTCGGCGTGGGCGCGGCTCAACCACGACCCGGAGAAGCCGATGCTCAACCGGGCGGTACGGCAGACCTATCCGCCGGGTTCGACGTTCAAGGTGGTCACCGCGGCGGCGGCGCTGGACGCGGGTGTGGTCACCGACCTGGACGCGCACACCGACTCCCCCGACCCCTACCGGCTGCCCGGCACCACGACCCGGCTGACCAACGAGGGCGACGGCTGCGACGACGCCTCGCTGCGGTCGGCGTTCGAATGGTCCTGCAACACGGTGTTCGCCAAGCTCGGCGTGGACGTCGGGGCGAAGAACATGGCCGCCACGGCGGCCGCGTTCGGGTTCAACGACGCCGGGCTGCGCATCCCCTTCGCGGTCGCGCCCAGCACCTTCGACACCCGCGTGGACCGGGCGCAGCTGGCGCTGTCGTCGATCGGGCAGTACAACACGCGGGCCACGCCGCTGCAGATGGCGATGGTGTCGGCGGCCGTGGCCAACGGCGGGCAGCTGCGCACGCCGTACCTGGTGGAGCGGACGACCCGGCACGGCGGTGAGACGGTCGCCGGGAGCGGGGCGCATCCGCTGCGCCAGGTGATGAGCCCCGCGACGGCCGCCCGGCTGAAGGAGCTGATGACGGACGTGGTCCGGGAGGGCACCGGCCGGCGCGCGGCGCTGCGCGGCGCCCTCGTCGGCGGCAAGACCGGCACCGCGCAGCACGGGGTCGGCAACTCCGGTGCGCCGTACGCCTGGTTCGTCTCCTGGGCGCAGGCCGACGACTCGCCGCAGCCGCAGGTGGCGGTCGCGGTGGTGGTGGAGGACGCCTCGGCGAACCGGGGCGAGATCAGCGGCGGCGGGGTCGCGGCGCCGATCGCGCGGGGGGTGATGCGGGCGGTTCTCGGCCTGTGA
- a CDS encoding NlpC/P60 family protein: protein MSGTLPRLACTAALAAQAVLAPVPAAAAPDPQRSVSQLLTDLQQLYRQAEQATETYNATAEKLKRQRAEVDRLDGELARARLALQDGRTDAGRLARRQYQSSAGDGLGPYVRVLFAPDPQHALDEGHVIGELAREQAHAVTRLTAAEQRNDALARAARTALDTQLNLADQQKKQRDDVRTRLADVARLLASLTPAQLAAITAMERQSVTAAQQQLTTAGALPADRPASSAGGRAVRYAMDQLGKPYAWGAQGPDAYDCSGLTSQAWSHAGSPIPRTSQEQWHRLRRIPLGALRPGDLVVYFPEATHVAMYVGNGEVVQAPRPGETVKVSPLASFPVLGAVRPDQAPETEAR, encoded by the coding sequence GTGTCAGGAACGCTTCCGCGCCTGGCCTGTACGGCCGCGCTGGCGGCCCAGGCCGTCCTCGCGCCGGTACCCGCCGCGGCCGCACCGGACCCGCAGCGGTCGGTGTCCCAGCTGCTGACGGACCTTCAGCAGCTGTACCGGCAGGCCGAACAGGCCACCGAGACCTACAACGCCACCGCGGAGAAGCTGAAGCGGCAGCGCGCCGAGGTGGACCGGCTCGACGGTGAACTGGCCCGTGCCCGCCTCGCCCTGCAGGACGGCCGGACCGACGCCGGCCGACTGGCCCGCCGGCAGTACCAGAGCAGCGCCGGCGACGGCCTCGGCCCGTACGTCCGGGTGCTGTTCGCGCCCGACCCGCAGCACGCCCTGGACGAGGGGCATGTCATCGGCGAGCTGGCGCGCGAGCAGGCCCATGCGGTGACCCGGCTGACCGCGGCGGAGCAGCGGAACGACGCCCTGGCCCGCGCCGCCCGCACGGCCCTGGACACCCAGCTCAACCTCGCCGACCAGCAGAAGAAGCAGCGCGACGACGTCCGGACCAGGCTGGCCGACGTGGCACGCCTGCTGGCCTCCCTCACCCCGGCCCAGCTGGCCGCGATCACCGCCATGGAGCGGCAGAGCGTCACCGCGGCCCAGCAGCAGCTCACCACCGCCGGCGCCCTGCCCGCGGACCGCCCCGCCTCGTCCGCGGGCGGCCGCGCGGTCCGCTACGCCATGGACCAGCTCGGCAAGCCGTACGCGTGGGGCGCGCAGGGCCCGGACGCGTACGACTGCTCGGGGCTGACCTCACAGGCCTGGAGCCACGCGGGCAGCCCCATCCCCCGCACCAGCCAGGAACAGTGGCACCGGCTCAGGAGGATCCCGCTCGGTGCGCTACGCCCCGGTGACCTGGTCGTCTACTTCCCCGAGGCCACGCACGTGGCGATGTACGTGGGGAACGGCGAGGTCGTACAGGCGCCGAGACCGGGCGAGACGGTGAAGGTCTCCCCTCTGGCGTCCTTTCCGGTACTCGGCGCCGTACGCCCGGATCAGGCCCCGGAGACCGAGGCCAGGTAG
- a CDS encoding DUF3291 domain-containing protein: protein MTDTAAAYELAEVNIARLKFPLDSPQLKDFTDGLDPVNATADAADGFVWRLQSDSGNATDIPVLGDEWLIINMSTWRDLSALTAFMYRGLHRELLARRRDWFEQLDEAVTTLWWVPAGHRPTVAEAEDRLLHLRAHGATPYAFTLRTSFPAPRSPQEAAVSRSA from the coding sequence ATGACGGATACGGCAGCGGCGTACGAACTCGCCGAAGTGAACATCGCCCGCCTCAAATTCCCTTTGGACTCGCCCCAGTTGAAGGACTTCACCGACGGGCTCGACCCGGTCAACGCGACGGCCGACGCCGCGGACGGCTTCGTGTGGCGGCTGCAGAGCGACTCCGGGAACGCCACCGACATCCCCGTCCTCGGCGACGAGTGGCTCATCATCAACATGTCGACATGGCGCGATCTGAGCGCGCTCACGGCGTTCATGTACCGGGGACTGCACCGGGAGTTGCTGGCCCGGCGCCGGGACTGGTTCGAGCAGCTCGACGAGGCGGTGACCACGCTGTGGTGGGTGCCGGCCGGCCACCGCCCGACCGTGGCCGAGGCGGAGGACCGGCTGCTGCACCTGAGGGCGCACGGCGCGACGCCGTACGCCTTCACGCTGCGGACGTCGTTCCCGGCGCCGCGGTCGCCACAGGAGGCGGCGGTCAGCCGATCGGCTTGA
- a CDS encoding diiron oxygenase yields MTTLTEADALDGLRDALGLLKDREQVAERLLVSSAKHSFDPDRELDWDAPFEEGKWFWPPELVSLYGTPMWKRMSEEQRILLSQHEAAALASLGIWFEIILMQLLVRHIYDKAATSAHVRYALTEIEDECRHSKMFARLISHGDTPWYPVSRVHLNLGRVFKTVSTTPGSFTATLLGEEILDWMQRLTFPDERVQPLIRGVTRIHVVEEARHVRYAREELRRQMVTAPKWSQEFTRVTSGEFARIFSVAFVNPDVYTNVGLDKREAMAQVRASAHRREVMQTGAKRLTDFLDDIGVLRGVGRRLWRSSGLLA; encoded by the coding sequence ATGACGACCCTGACGGAAGCGGACGCGCTGGACGGTCTGCGCGACGCGCTCGGCCTGCTCAAGGACCGGGAGCAGGTGGCCGAGCGGCTGCTCGTCTCCTCCGCCAAGCACTCCTTCGACCCGGACCGGGAGCTGGACTGGGACGCGCCCTTCGAGGAGGGCAAGTGGTTCTGGCCGCCCGAGCTGGTGTCGCTGTACGGCACGCCGATGTGGAAGCGGATGAGCGAGGAGCAGCGGATCCTGCTCTCCCAGCACGAGGCGGCGGCGCTGGCCTCGCTCGGCATCTGGTTCGAGATCATCCTGATGCAGCTGCTGGTGCGGCACATCTACGACAAGGCGGCGACGAGCGCGCACGTCCGCTACGCCCTCACCGAGATCGAGGACGAGTGCCGGCACTCGAAGATGTTCGCCCGGCTGATCTCGCACGGCGACACGCCCTGGTACCCGGTCAGCAGGGTGCACCTGAACCTCGGCCGCGTCTTCAAGACCGTCTCCACCACGCCCGGCTCCTTCACCGCCACCCTCCTCGGCGAGGAGATCCTGGACTGGATGCAGCGGCTGACCTTCCCGGACGAGCGGGTGCAGCCGCTGATCCGCGGCGTCACCCGCATCCATGTGGTCGAGGAGGCCCGCCATGTCCGGTACGCCCGTGAGGAGCTGCGGCGCCAGATGGTGACGGCGCCGAAGTGGTCGCAGGAGTTCACCCGGGTCACCTCGGGCGAGTTCGCCCGGATCTTCTCGGTGGCCTTCGTCAATCCCGACGTCTACACGAACGTCGGCCTCGACAAACGGGAGGCCATGGCCCAGGTGAGGGCGAGCGCCCACCGCAGGGAGGTCATGCAGACGGGCGCGAAGCGACTGACCGACTTCCTGGACGACATAGGCGTGCTGCGGGGGGTCGGCAGGCGGCTGTGGAGGTCGTCCGGCCTGTTGGCGTAG
- a CDS encoding ferritin-like domain-containing protein produces the protein MPTHDLYAGDPKDSPWQVPASGAARFSWEYDDGRERLLALYQKGKDKQWDGQQRIDWDLEVDPYDALGTPDESLSLYGTPYWGKLTEKDKGELRLHYASWQFSQFLHGEQGAMICAARIVESVPDLDAKFYSATQTMDEARHAEIYGRFLHEKLGLLYPINDNLQSLLGDTLRDSRWDMPYLGMQVLIEGLALAAFGMIRDTTNKPLPQQILTYVMQDEARHVAFGRLALRDYYKQLTDAELREREEFVIEGCYLMRDRLRGVEVLENFGIPKAEAEALSERSEFLQLFRRLLFSRIVPCVKDIGLWGKRLQEAYVDMGVFEMGDSSLDLLMAQDEELAEQLDAQRFAAEERERVAEVREAIESGAEEN, from the coding sequence ATGCCGACCCATGACCTGTACGCAGGCGATCCGAAAGACTCCCCCTGGCAGGTGCCCGCGAGCGGCGCAGCCCGGTTCAGCTGGGAGTACGACGACGGCCGCGAACGGCTGCTCGCCCTGTACCAGAAGGGCAAGGACAAGCAGTGGGACGGGCAGCAGCGCATCGACTGGGACCTGGAGGTCGACCCGTACGACGCGCTCGGCACGCCCGACGAGTCGCTGTCCCTGTACGGCACCCCGTACTGGGGCAAGCTCACCGAAAAGGACAAGGGTGAGCTGCGCCTGCACTACGCCTCCTGGCAGTTCAGCCAGTTCCTGCACGGCGAGCAGGGCGCGATGATCTGCGCGGCGCGGATCGTGGAGTCGGTGCCCGACCTGGACGCCAAGTTCTACTCCGCGACCCAGACGATGGACGAGGCCCGGCACGCCGAGATCTACGGCCGGTTCCTGCACGAGAAGCTCGGGCTCCTCTACCCGATCAACGACAATCTGCAGTCGCTGCTCGGCGACACGCTCCGCGACAGCCGCTGGGACATGCCCTATCTGGGTATGCAGGTGCTCATCGAAGGCCTGGCGCTGGCCGCGTTCGGGATGATCCGGGACACCACGAACAAGCCGCTGCCCCAGCAGATCCTCACCTACGTCATGCAGGACGAGGCCCGGCACGTGGCCTTCGGCCGGCTGGCCCTGCGGGACTACTACAAGCAGCTCACCGACGCCGAACTGCGCGAGCGCGAGGAGTTCGTCATCGAGGGCTGCTATCTGATGCGCGACCGGCTGCGGGGCGTCGAGGTCCTGGAGAACTTCGGCATACCCAAGGCCGAGGCGGAGGCCCTGAGCGAGCGCTCCGAGTTCCTCCAGCTGTTCCGCCGGCTGCTGTTCAGCCGGATCGTGCCCTGCGTCAAGGACATCGGCCTGTGGGGCAAGCGGCTCCAGGAGGCCTATGTCGACATGGGCGTCTTCGAGATGGGCGACTCCAGTCTGGACCTGCTCATGGCCCAGGACGAGGAACTGGCCGAGCAGTTGGACGCACAGCGCTTCGCCGCCGAGGAGCGGGAGCGTGTCGCGGAGGTGCGCGAGGCGATCGAGTCGGGGGCGGAGGAGAACTGA
- a CDS encoding helix-turn-helix domain-containing protein has translation MTPAAPAYRRLSVEERRSQLLEAALKLFAHRAPEDVSLDDVAEAAGVSRPLVYRYFPGGKQQLYEAALRSAAEELQHCFDEPRQGPLLSRLSRVLDRYLAFVDGHDTGFSALLQGGSVVETSRTTAIVDGCRRAAAEHIYRHLGVADPGPRLRMTVRTWITAVEAASLIWLDEDKQPPVEELRDWLVEQFVAVLTVTAGRDPQTAAVVGALAEDGRD, from the coding sequence ATGACCCCCGCCGCCCCTGCCTACCGCAGGTTGAGTGTCGAGGAGCGACGAAGTCAGCTCCTCGAAGCCGCCCTGAAACTCTTCGCGCACCGCGCCCCCGAGGACGTCTCGCTGGACGACGTGGCGGAGGCGGCCGGAGTCTCGCGCCCCCTGGTGTACCGGTACTTCCCGGGCGGCAAGCAACAGCTGTACGAGGCCGCGCTGCGCTCCGCCGCCGAGGAGCTGCAGCACTGCTTCGACGAGCCCCGCCAGGGCCCCCTGCTGTCCCGTCTGTCCCGCGTCCTGGACCGCTATCTGGCCTTCGTCGACGGGCACGACACCGGCTTCAGCGCGCTGCTCCAGGGCGGCAGCGTGGTGGAGACCTCGCGGACCACGGCCATCGTGGACGGGTGCCGCCGGGCCGCCGCCGAGCACATCTACCGCCACCTCGGCGTCGCCGACCCCGGCCCGCGGCTGCGCATGACCGTACGGACCTGGATCACGGCCGTCGAGGCTGCCTCCCTGATCTGGCTGGACGAGGACAAGCAGCCCCCGGTCGAGGAGCTGCGCGACTGGCTGGTGGAGCAGTTCGTGGCCGTACTCACCGTCACCGCGGGCCGGGACCCGCAGACGGCCGCCGTCGTCGGCGCACTCGCCGAGGATGGCCGAGACTGA
- a CDS encoding HAMP domain-containing sensor histidine kinase: MRIALPRWAGPLAVKAAAFITVMCCALAALLGVLVHVSVTDQTVGQARELALSRLADATEAYEAGDTLLPSAGVDPAGLPTPLRALAAGGRRGTMVSAYQGRPTMWAAGPVAGHRALAVAVDYSQQARTIAGLDKSILWSSGLAIGATVLVGVFGVTRVTRRLHGTAQVARRISGGDLDARVDDPRTKDPSRPQDEVAAVAAALDTMASTLQSKLLSEQRFTADVAHELRTPLTGLHAAAELLPPGRPTELVRDRVAALRTLTEDLLEISRLDTGREKPAVDTEELGALARRVVRASGTDTEVRVLADARVETDRRRLERVLGNLVANAHKHGEPPVVVTVNGAVVTVRDHGGGYPGYLVAHGPQRFRTEGGATGHGLGLTIALGQAEVLGAKLFFANAIDGGAVATLVLPMAERR; this comes from the coding sequence ATGAGGATCGCTCTCCCCCGGTGGGCCGGGCCGCTCGCCGTGAAGGCGGCCGCGTTCATCACGGTGATGTGCTGCGCGCTGGCCGCGCTGCTCGGCGTCCTGGTGCATGTCTCGGTGACCGACCAGACCGTCGGCCAGGCCCGCGAACTCGCGCTGTCCCGCCTCGCGGACGCCACCGAGGCGTACGAGGCCGGGGACACGCTGCTGCCGAGTGCCGGAGTGGATCCCGCCGGGCTGCCCACGCCGCTGCGGGCGCTGGCGGCGGGCGGGCGGCGCGGCACGATGGTCTCCGCGTACCAGGGGCGGCCGACGATGTGGGCGGCGGGTCCGGTGGCCGGGCATCGGGCGCTGGCCGTGGCGGTCGACTACTCGCAGCAGGCCCGCACCATCGCCGGGCTCGACAAATCGATTCTGTGGTCGTCGGGGCTCGCGATCGGGGCGACGGTGCTGGTCGGTGTGTTCGGGGTGACCCGGGTGACCCGGCGGCTGCACGGCACCGCACAGGTGGCCCGGCGGATCAGCGGCGGCGACCTGGACGCACGCGTCGACGACCCCCGTACGAAGGACCCGTCCCGGCCGCAGGACGAGGTGGCCGCGGTGGCGGCGGCCCTGGACACCATGGCGTCGACCCTGCAGAGCAAGCTGCTGAGCGAGCAGCGGTTCACCGCGGACGTGGCGCACGAGCTGCGCACCCCGCTGACCGGGCTGCACGCGGCGGCGGAGCTGCTGCCGCCGGGCCGGCCGACGGAGCTGGTGCGGGACCGGGTGGCGGCGCTGCGCACCCTCACCGAGGACCTGCTGGAGATCTCCCGGCTGGACACCGGGCGGGAGAAGCCGGCCGTGGACACCGAGGAGCTGGGGGCGCTGGCCCGGCGGGTGGTACGCGCCTCGGGCACCGACACGGAGGTGCGCGTCCTCGCCGACGCGCGGGTCGAGACCGACCGGCGGCGGCTGGAGCGGGTGCTGGGGAACCTGGTGGCGAACGCGCACAAGCACGGGGAGCCTCCGGTGGTGGTGACCGTGAACGGGGCCGTGGTGACCGTGCGGGATCACGGGGGCGGGTACCCGGGGTACCTGGTGGCCCATGGGCCGCAGCGGTTCCGCACGGAGGGCGGGGCCACCGGGCACGGGCTGGGACTGACCATCGCGCTCGGGCAGGCGGAGGTGCTGGGGGCGAAGCTGTTCTTCGCCAACGCGATCGACGGGGGCGCGGTCGCCACGCTGGTCCTGCCCATGGCGGAGAGGCGGTAG
- a CDS encoding styrene monooxygenase/indole monooxygenase family protein: protein MRKILVVGAGQSGLQLALGLQSHGYEVTLMSNRTADEIRTGRVMSTQCMFDTALRHERDLQLNFWESQAPRIEGLGVSVAAPGSHDPGPTQRAIDWVGTLDGYAQSVDQRVKMAGWMETFAQRGGQLVIHGAAVGDLDYFSRTYDLVLVAAGKGELVQMFGRDASRSPYSEPQRALAVAYVHGLGPRPEHPEFDAVRCNLVPGVGELFIMPTFTTSGRADILFWEGIPGGPLDVFNGVKDPAEHLSLTLELMEKFTPWEYARATKVELTDAGGTLAGRYAPTVRNPIGRLPGGGLVLGVADVVVANDPITGQGSNSAAKCAAAYLASILEHGDKEFDEAWMQATFDRYWNTAQHVTKWTNAMLAPPPEHILNLIGAAGRLQPVADRFANAFDDPADFENFFYDPEKTGAYLASVSGA, encoded by the coding sequence ATGCGGAAGATACTCGTCGTCGGAGCCGGGCAGTCCGGCCTCCAGCTCGCCCTCGGCCTGCAGTCGCACGGCTACGAGGTCACCCTGATGTCGAACCGGACCGCGGACGAGATCCGCACCGGCCGGGTCATGTCGACGCAGTGCATGTTCGACACGGCACTGCGGCACGAGCGCGATCTCCAGCTGAACTTCTGGGAGTCCCAGGCCCCGAGGATCGAGGGACTCGGCGTCTCGGTCGCGGCCCCGGGCTCGCACGACCCGGGCCCCACCCAGCGGGCGATCGACTGGGTGGGCACGCTGGACGGGTACGCGCAGTCGGTCGACCAGCGGGTGAAGATGGCCGGCTGGATGGAGACCTTCGCCCAGCGCGGCGGCCAGCTGGTCATCCACGGCGCGGCGGTCGGCGACCTCGACTACTTCTCCCGCACCTACGACCTCGTCCTGGTCGCGGCGGGCAAGGGCGAGCTGGTCCAGATGTTCGGCCGCGACGCCTCGCGCTCCCCGTACAGCGAGCCGCAGCGCGCCCTCGCGGTGGCGTACGTCCACGGGCTGGGCCCGCGCCCCGAGCACCCCGAGTTCGACGCGGTCCGCTGCAACCTGGTCCCCGGTGTCGGCGAGCTGTTCATCATGCCGACGTTCACCACCTCCGGCCGCGCCGACATCCTGTTCTGGGAGGGCATCCCCGGCGGCCCGCTCGATGTCTTCAACGGCGTCAAGGACCCGGCGGAGCACCTCTCCCTGACCCTGGAACTCATGGAGAAGTTCACGCCCTGGGAGTACGCGCGGGCGACCAAGGTCGAACTGACCGATGCGGGCGGCACGTTGGCCGGCCGCTACGCGCCCACCGTCCGCAACCCCATCGGCCGGCTCCCCGGCGGCGGCCTGGTCCTCGGCGTGGCCGACGTCGTCGTCGCGAACGACCCGATCACCGGCCAGGGCTCCAACTCGGCGGCCAAGTGCGCCGCCGCGTACCTCGCCTCGATCCTCGAACACGGGGACAAGGAGTTCGACGAGGCCTGGATGCAGGCGACGTTCGACCGGTACTGGAACACCGCCCAGCACGTCACCAAGTGGACGAACGCCATGCTGGCGCCGCCGCCGGAGCACATCCTGAACCTCATCGGCGCGGCCGGCCGGCTCCAGCCGGTGGCCGACCGGTTCGCCAACGCGTTCGACGACCCGGCCGACTTCGAGAACTTCTTCTACGACCCGGAGAAGACGGGCGCCTACCTGGCCTCGGTCTCCGGGGCCTGA
- a CDS encoding FtsW/RodA/SpoVE family cell cycle protein yields the protein MTKGGTTVAAAQARAPAVRLPRRRGIELSLIVLAVLLSVSGYCAVGVARTGTVPPGAAGYGAGLGVLALLAHLVVRVRAPYADPLFLPIAVLLNGLGLVLIYRLDLETPHDQAAPAQLVWSTLGVGLFIAVVLVLRDHRVLQRYSYVWVASALGLLVLPILFPAVNGARIWLRLAGFSIQPGEFAKVLLAVFFAAYLAANRNALAYTGRRLWVLQFPTGRVLGPIVTIWLLSVGVLVLERDLGTSLLFFGLFVVVLYVATGRTGWIAVGLVLAVLGAVAVGRLEPHVNQRIEDWLHPFRTIEAGQGPNQLSQSLFAFAAGGVLGTGLGLGHSILIGFATKSDFILATAGEELGLTGLAAIFLLYALLVERGYRAGRALREPFGRLLAVGLASLLALQVFVIAGGVTGLIPLTGMAMPFLAQGGSSVVTNWAIVALLIRVSDSARSQYDGREAP from the coding sequence ATGACCAAGGGCGGAACCACCGTGGCGGCGGCGCAGGCCCGCGCTCCCGCCGTACGCCTTCCCCGGCGCCGTGGCATCGAACTCTCCCTGATCGTGCTGGCCGTGCTGCTGTCCGTGTCCGGCTACTGCGCGGTGGGGGTGGCACGGACGGGCACCGTCCCGCCCGGTGCCGCCGGTTACGGCGCCGGGCTCGGCGTGCTCGCCCTGTTGGCGCACCTCGTGGTGCGCGTCCGGGCGCCGTACGCCGATCCGCTGTTCCTGCCGATCGCCGTGCTGCTCAACGGGCTGGGGCTGGTGCTGATCTACCGGCTGGACCTGGAGACCCCGCACGATCAGGCGGCCCCGGCCCAGCTGGTGTGGTCCACGCTCGGGGTCGGGCTGTTCATCGCCGTGGTGCTGGTGCTGCGCGACCACCGGGTGCTGCAGCGGTACTCGTATGTGTGGGTGGCCTCCGCGCTCGGACTGCTCGTGCTGCCGATCCTGTTCCCGGCGGTCAACGGCGCCCGTATCTGGCTCAGGCTCGCCGGATTCTCCATCCAGCCGGGCGAGTTCGCGAAGGTGCTGCTCGCGGTGTTCTTCGCCGCCTATCTGGCCGCCAACCGCAACGCGCTGGCGTACACCGGCCGACGGCTGTGGGTGCTGCAGTTCCCGACCGGGCGGGTGCTGGGCCCGATCGTGACGATCTGGCTGCTGAGCGTCGGGGTGCTGGTCCTGGAACGGGACCTCGGCACCTCGCTGCTGTTCTTCGGGCTGTTCGTGGTCGTGCTGTACGTCGCCACGGGGCGGACCGGCTGGATCGCGGTGGGGCTGGTGCTCGCCGTGCTGGGGGCCGTCGCCGTGGGACGGCTGGAGCCGCATGTGAACCAGCGGATCGAGGACTGGCTGCACCCTTTCCGCACCATCGAGGCCGGGCAGGGGCCCAACCAGCTCTCGCAGTCGCTGTTCGCCTTCGCGGCGGGCGGGGTGCTCGGCACCGGGCTCGGGCTCGGGCACTCCATCCTCATCGGCTTCGCCACCAAGTCGGACTTCATCCTGGCCACGGCGGGCGAGGAACTGGGGCTCACCGGGCTCGCGGCGATCTTCCTGCTGTACGCCCTGCTGGTGGAGCGCGGCTACCGGGCGGGCCGCGCCCTGCGCGAGCCCTTCGGCCGGCTGCTCGCGGTCGGGCTCGCCTCGCTCCTGGCGCTGCAGGTGTTCGTGATCGCGGGCGGGGTCACCGGGCTGATCCCGCTGACCGGCATGGCGATGCCGTTCCTCGCCCAGGGCGGCTCCTCGGTGGTCACCAACTGGGCGATCGTGGCGCTGCTGATCCGGGTGAGCGACTCGGCGCGCAGCCAGTACGACGGGCGGGAGGCACCGTGA